The proteins below come from a single Candidatus Bathyarchaeota archaeon genomic window:
- the gmd gene encoding GDP-mannose 4,6-dehydratase yields MTRAFITGITGQDGSYLAEFLLSKDYQVHGIIRRASTFNTGRIDHIYVDPHEPEARLFLHYGDLADSEQIANIIHSAEPSEIYHLGAQSHVKVSFSMPEYTGNVTALGTTRILESIRRSGNHIKFYQASSSEMFGRTPSPQNEESPFNPTSPYAVAKVYAYWIAKNYRLGYNMFACNGILFNHESPRRGEIFVTRKISMAVANILAKKQNLLYLGNMDAKRDWGYAPEYVEVMWQILQQQSPDDYVVGTGEQHSVKEFVAEAFSYAGLDWEKYTRIDQKYLRPTETEDLAADSRKIKRVIGWEPKIRFKELVKIMVDADMRKAGLTAIGEGDEIIKKKFPNRWWKVD; encoded by the coding sequence ATGACGAGAGCTTTCATAACGGGCATAACAGGTCAAGATGGGTCATATCTAGCCGAGTTTCTGCTTTCAAAAGACTATCAAGTTCATGGCATCATCAGACGGGCCAGTACCTTTAACACAGGCAGAATCGATCACATATATGTTGACCCCCATGAGCCAGAGGCAAGGTTATTTCTACACTACGGCGATCTAGCAGACTCGGAGCAGATAGCAAATATCATACACAGTGCAGAACCCAGCGAAATCTACCATCTGGGTGCTCAAAGCCATGTGAAAGTAAGTTTCAGTATGCCCGAGTATACAGGTAACGTGACGGCGCTAGGAACAACCCGAATTTTAGAGTCCATTAGGCGTAGCGGGAACCACATTAAATTCTATCAGGCATCTAGCAGCGAAATGTTCGGGCGGACTCCCTCGCCGCAGAATGAAGAAAGCCCATTTAACCCAACCAGCCCCTATGCAGTGGCGAAGGTGTATGCCTACTGGATCGCCAAAAACTATCGCCTTGGATACAACATGTTTGCATGCAACGGCATACTATTCAATCATGAATCCCCCCGTCGTGGCGAGATATTTGTTACCCGAAAAATAAGCATGGCGGTGGCGAACATACTGGCTAAAAAACAGAATTTGCTTTATCTGGGAAATATGGATGCCAAACGTGACTGGGGGTATGCTCCAGAATACGTTGAAGTCATGTGGCAGATCCTGCAGCAGCAAAGCCCTGACGACTACGTGGTAGGTACAGGTGAGCAGCATTCAGTTAAGGAATTTGTGGCGGAAGCATTCTCTTATGCTGGGCTTGATTGGGAAAAATATACGCGCATAGACCAAAAATATCTACGGCCAACCGAAACTGAAGACCTAGCTGCAGACAGCCGAAAAATCAAAAGAGTAATCGGCTGGGAACCAAAAATACGCTTCAAAGAGCTAGTTAAGATAATGGTTGACGCCGACATGCGTAAGGCAGGTTTAACTGCAATCGGTGAAGGCGACGAAATAATAAAGAAAAAGTTTCCTAATCGGTGGTGGAAGGTAGATTGA
- a CDS encoding GDP-L-fucose synthase, producing MSSFWANKKILVTGAAGFLGSHVVDNLVRKRGVDKCQISSTRSSDSDLRVFDNCVKAVEGTDVVIHLAARVGGIGFNQNFPGTLFYDNIIMGTQLIEASRIARVEKFVQVGTVCAYPKYTPVPFKEDDIWNGYPEETNAPYGIAKKALLVMAQAYRRQYGMNIIYLLPVNLYGPKDNFNPDSSHVIPALIKKFVDAKVNDEKKVIVWGTGNASREFLYVEDAAEGIISAAEKYDKPEPVNIGAGREITIKSLVDLVVELTGFKGQVIWDASKPDGQPRRCLDVTRAKSEFGFEAKTDFVEGLKKTIEWYIARFSGNN from the coding sequence TTGAGTAGTTTTTGGGCAAACAAGAAAATTCTCGTAACTGGCGCCGCTGGCTTTTTGGGCTCTCATGTAGTAGATAATCTGGTGCGTAAAAGAGGGGTTGATAAATGCCAAATCAGCTCGACAAGAAGCTCAGATTCTGATTTGCGGGTATTCGATAACTGTGTGAAGGCTGTTGAGGGCACTGACGTTGTTATCCATTTGGCGGCTCGCGTCGGAGGCATCGGTTTCAACCAGAATTTTCCAGGAACTTTATTTTACGATAACATCATTATGGGAACGCAACTCATCGAAGCCTCAAGGATTGCTAGGGTTGAGAAGTTTGTTCAGGTCGGCACTGTTTGCGCTTATCCAAAATACACTCCGGTGCCATTCAAAGAAGATGATATCTGGAATGGTTACCCTGAAGAAACCAACGCACCCTACGGCATAGCTAAAAAAGCGCTCTTGGTTATGGCGCAGGCTTATCGTCGCCAGTATGGGATGAACATCATTTACCTTCTACCCGTGAATCTCTATGGTCCTAAAGACAACTTTAACCCCGACTCATCTCACGTTATCCCCGCTTTAATCAAAAAATTTGTAGACGCAAAAGTCAACGATGAAAAGAAGGTAATTGTATGGGGAACTGGCAATGCTTCTAGGGAGTTTTTGTATGTGGAGGATGCAGCCGAAGGAATTATTTCTGCAGCCGAGAAATACGACAAACCCGAGCCAGTAAACATAGGCGCAGGACGAGAAATTACGATCAAATCATTGGTGGATTTGGTGGTTGAACTCACTGGTTTTAAGGGTCAAGTCATTTGGGATGCCTCAAAGCCAGATGGGCAACCTAGACGCTGTCTAGATGTTACCCGCGCGAAATCTGAGTTTGGGTTTGAAGCAAAAACCGACTTCGTTGAGGGTTTAAAGAAAACAATAGAATGGTATATTGCTAGATTTAGCGGTAACAATTAG
- a CDS encoding NUDIX hydrolase, whose product MTLPESSFISSALYEQISKVMPISSVEAVIKVGDALLYMKRNNPPVKGEWWFPGGRIKRGESLEDTLRREILEETGLEIDSFRLVNVYSRVFPERHDITIVYFCQSKGTTIIVDSEHSTHGLFKVPPEGLHPYMLEVLRDLKRF is encoded by the coding sequence ATGACTCTTCCGGAATCAAGTTTTATCTCTTCAGCACTCTACGAACAAATATCAAAGGTAATGCCGATTTCATCGGTTGAAGCAGTCATAAAAGTAGGCGACGCATTGCTTTACATGAAAAGAAACAATCCGCCGGTTAAGGGTGAGTGGTGGTTTCCAGGTGGCAGAATCAAACGTGGGGAATCACTCGAGGATACTCTGCGTCGAGAGATTCTGGAGGAAACAGGACTTGAAATTGATAGTTTTCGGTTGGTTAATGTATATTCGAGAGTTTTTCCCGAAAGACATGATATAACGATAGTCTACTTCTGCCAATCGAAAGGAACTACAATCATTGTCGATTCTGAGCATTCTACTCATGGTCTCTTTAAGGTTCCTCCTGAGGGTTTGCATCCTTACATGCTGGAAGTACTCAGGGACCTAAAACGCTTCTAA